The Pseudarthrobacter defluvii DNA window AGCGTTGGGGTGTCGGGAACCTGCATATAGGGCTAGCCTCGTAAGTGAGGCTGCATTTTCGTTCGTGTTTTCAACAGATACCCATATATAGGGGATTGGGTATCTGTTCTCCTTTTCAGGGTGGGGCCAGATTGGCAGCAGGAAACCAGCAAACGCCATCAGGGTTTCAGGGGCGGATGAACGGAAACGAATATGGCGGCTGATGCTAGCCCCGGGTGGGCGTCCTCCTCTCGGAGCGTGTACATCGTGAGTGGCGAAGAGCTCGTCAGGCAGGGTCTGCGGGGATTGCTGGAGGCTGACGGCTTCAGCGTTTCCGGGGAGTCCGCGTCTGTGCGCCAGGCGACCCGGCGGATCCCTGCGCTACGTCCGGACTTGGCCATCATTGATGATGATCTTCCCGATGGTTCCGGTGACGGGCTGTGTCGGACAATCGCAGCTGCTGATGCCACCATTCGATGTGTGCTGATGACAGGTGAAACCGACGAAGCGGTGCTGATTGGGGCTATCTTGGCCGGTGCCTGGGGGTGCTTGTCCCAACAGGATGACAACCAGGAGCTGCTCAGGCTGATCCGGCGCGCAATGCGTGGGTACACCGCTTACAGCCGTCGTTTCCAGACCGGCATCCTGGCTCCCATCCAGGCCGACGGGAAGAACGGGCCCAACGGACGGTTCGGGATGCTCTCAAAGCAGGAAATGAAGGTAGCGGTCAGGGTTGCCCGAGGGTTGACCAACAGCCAGATCGGACAGGAAATGTTTCTGGCCGAAAAGACCGTGAAGAACATGGTCTCATCCGTGCTGATGAAATTTGAGATGGCACACAGGACCGAGGTCGCGATCTTCGTCGCCGGAGAACTTGAAGACACAGGAGACCTCGCGCAGGAGTACCGGCGCAGTCGTGACCCGGAGTTGATCGCGGAGGTCACCGCTGCACTGGTTATCTGCACCAGCGAGGCCGGCAGCGCGCCGCCGGCCGACAGCATGCTGCTACTGGACGCCATGCGGCTTTCTGATGCACTTGCCGCTGCCGGTACCCGGCCGCACGCCGGGGAATACCAGTCAGGGAAATCCTCGTAAACTGACCGCCTAAAAAACCGCGCGTCAGAACCGGGTAAGCCCCGCAGCGCGGACAGCGAATCGAAAAGGACCATCTGTCCGTGCCCATCGATTCTGACCGCCTCCGCTGCAGCTTGCTGCATCGGAGCGCGGTAACAGCATGAGGAACGAGCACGCATCCAGGGTTGTTCAGAAATCACACGCGTTCAGATTTCCCCTTGCGGGTGTGTGCCAAATAGCGCTGCGAAAAAGCAGCCATTTATCGCTGAAGTCACACCCGGGTTTGTCTGTTGCCTCCCCTATGTACGCTGAAGGACCGGCTTACGGGCGCCGGTGCAAAATAACGTGATCACAGAATGACGCCACAAAGAGATCAGTCCGCAGTTGAGGAACGCTGCCGTCCAACGGGACGCGTTGTAGGCAGGCGTTCGGTGTGGGCCGCTTCTTACTCCCGTCTGAGGAGTACGTCGAGGATCTCACCGACCGCGACCTCGTCCAGACCTTCCCGTCGGATCGGCTGGTTCGGATGCAGCTCATAGAAGTTGCGGCTCCCGACCCGACGGCGGGTCAAGTAACCGCCCTCGACCAGATCCGAAACGATACGGTGCGCCGCCCGCTCTTGGACCCCCACGCTTTCGGCGATCTCACGTATGCGAATCCCGGGGTGGCGCGCGACGCAGTAGAGCGCGTGCAGGTGATTAGTCAGGAAACTCCATTCAGCCATGCCTCCAATTATACTGTCAATAAAGACATGTATCCATTGACCTGTCCGGCATAACGGCCTACCGTAGCAGGTATCGGCGCAGAATCTCCTACCGCCGACAGACTCGCGGACCTGGCCGAACTGGAGAGACCCCGCCCGCCGCTGTAACGCCAACGCCCCGAATGGGCAAGCGTTTACAGCTCAAGGAAGGGCTTCTCATGGGACAACAAACTTCATACCCGCTCGCTCTCGACGGCGGGCAATCCCCAAAGCTGAGCCGTTGGCTGTGGCTCGTCAAATGGCTGCTGATCATCCCGCACATCATTGTTCTGTTCTTCCTGTGGATCGCTTTCCTGGTGCTCTCGGTGGTGGCGTTCTTCGCAATCCTGATCACCGGAAGGTATCCGCGTGCAATTTTTGACTTCAACGTCGGCGTGCTGCGCTGGACGTGGCGGGTCAGCTTCTATTCCTACAGCGCCCTGGGCACCGACGTCTATCCGCCGTTCACGCTGGCCGACGATCCGGGCTATCCGGCACGGCTGTCCGTTGAATACCCGCAGTCGCTTTCCCGCGGACTCGTGCTGGTGAAATGGTGGCTGCTCGCGCTCCCGCATTACCTGATCATTGGTGTGTTCACCGGAGCCGCCTTCGCCGGCTATAACCAGGTGCGCGATGGCAACGCCTGGGCCTACGGCAGCGGACTGATCGGCCTGCTGGTCTGCATCGCCGGTCTCGTCCTGCTGTTTGCCGGCCGCTACCCCCGCGGGGTGTTCGACCTCCTCATGGGCATGAACCGCTGGGTGTTCCGCGTGACCGCCTACGCAGCGCTGATGACCGACCAATACCCGCCGCTGCGCCTCGACCTGGGCAGCAGTGAACCACCACCATCCGCTATCGCCTCTGACGACGCCCCAATGATGCCCGCACCGGTCATCCCATGACGCCGGTACCCAACGCCCGGAGTACGTCGCGCGCCATGGCTTTCATTCGTGCTCATGCTCGCCACCGTTTGCTACGTCATCGACGCCCTGACACGGTTCCTCGCCCCCTCATTAGCGGACACATCAGCTGCCATCTTCATCCTGCCGGACATCATTTGCGACGTCTCGCTGTTGGCCTATCTACTCATCCGCGGCGTGAAGACGCCCCGCACCACAGCTGCCGGGCTCTCATCCGAACCTGAACCAGCTCACTAACAGCACCGTCCAGGAGTAGCCATGGAACACATAGAGGCAAGGATTGACTTTCCGGCAGAACCGTCGGTGGTCTGGAAACAACTGATAGACACAGCATCGATGGCAAGCTGGAACCCCTTCATTACCTCCATGTCCGGGGTCCTCGCGGTCGGAGAACGTCTCCAGGTGCGCATCGCCCCGGCAGGGGGCAGAGCGATGACGTTCAAGCCGCGGGTCACTATTGTCCAGCCCGATCAGCGCCTGGAGTGGCTCGGAACCATGGGCATCCCCGGACTCTTCGACGGCCGGCACTCATTCACACTTATTCCGCTCGAACAAGGCCGCACCCGCCTGGTGCAAGCAGAGACCTTTTCCGGAGCCCTCATCCCCTTCACCGGGAAACTCCTGCAGAGGACCGAGGCGGGCTTCCAAGCAATGAACACGGCCCTCCTGACCCGACTCAAGGTAGCTGCGGTAAAGGTCAGCGGCACAGAAGGAGTCGATCTCGCCTCTATCCATGCCCCAGAGCGAGCAGTCACGATCGATGGTCCACCGATTGGGTTCTCCAGAACGACCGGGAACGAGTCCGTCGACGGCAGCACGCCACAGGATCCAATCCTGGACAACACCGCGAGCATCAGGCTGAACACGTCTGCGCCGCGCCCTCCAGACCGCTCCAGCGGGGCGCCTCGCCCTCACTAATACCCTGATCGCGATAAAGACCGGCGCACGCCGAATCCCCGGAATAACCAATCGATCTCCGGGTCAACCAATCAAAGGGAAGTAAATGCCATGTCGCGAAGGATGGTCGCAATCATCGTAGGGGCCTTGTTTGTCGTTCAGATGATCACTGCGGTGATCGGAAATTCTTTGATACAAAGCTTCGGGGACGGCGGTACCGCAACGGCACCGCCAACGATCGGCGTGCTGCTCATGCTGTGTTCAGGCCTTGCCGTGGTCGGCATCGGGCTGCTGATGTATCCGGTCCTGAAAACGGTCAACAGGGAACTGGCCCTTTGGTACCCGATCCTGAGGATCGTCGAGTTCATCGTCTCGACCGTGGGCGGTATCTACCTCTTGACCCAGCTGCACGTAGTCCCCAACCAGATGCTCTGGGTCTACATTCCAACGGGCCTCGGCGGTCTGGTCCTGTGCTACCTGCTCTACGTCTCCCGGCTGGTTCCGCGACCCATCGCTGTCACTGGCCTCTTCGGATACCTTCTGCTCTCTCTGGGCGTCCTCCTTGACCTCCTCGGCGTTGTTGACATGAATGCCGGACCGGGACAGTTGATACTGCTCCCCGGCGGACTCTTCGAGGTCGTGCTCTTGCCGGTCTGGTTGATCGCCAAGGGCTTCAACTCCCCCCTCACCTCGAGGGCGACTCAAGCCATACGCCGTAACGCCCTAACAGCCCTTGCACTGTCCGCCCCTCCGGAAACGAGCAGACAAACCGCCGCCGGTTTCTACCCACCGTTCCACCTCGATCTGGGAGAGAACGAACCACCACCGCGGACAGCCCACCCGGCCCGGCCGGGATCTACCGCCAAGAAATCCGATGCGGTTCCATCCCTGCCGCCCGGCACAACGCACCCAATGATCCATCCACCTTCCAAGGAGCACGCCATGGCCGCCAACACCCACATCACTCCGCCGATCAAAGCACCCATCCCGCGGCGCGGCATGCACCCGACGAGGCGGATCTCCCTGGCCGCCGGCATCCTGTACGTGCTCACGTTCGTCTCCATCCCCACCCTCGCCCTCTACAAAGCGGTGAAGGATGACGCAGGTGCTTTCGTCCTGGGAGCCGGCAGCACCGCCGGGGTGCAGTGGGGCGCCCTGTCCGAGGTCATTGTCGGTCTGGCCGGCATCGGCACCGCCGTGGTGCTCTATCCGGTGGCCAAGCGGGTCAGCCAAACCGCGGCCCTGGGGTTCGTGGCCGCTCGACTCGTGGAAACCTGCCTCATTTTCGTCAGCGTCGTCAGCCTGCTCACGATCCTCACCCTGCGGAACGACGTTGCCGGGACCGCCGGGACGGACTCCGCCTCGCTCGTCACAGTCAGTCATAGCCTCATGGCAACCTACAACTGGACATTCCTGCTCTCCCAAAGCCTGATGCCCGTGGCCTGCGACCTGCTCCTGGGCTACGTACTCTACCGCTCCGCCCTGGTGCCCCGGATCCTGCCGATCATCGCATTCATCGGCGCCCCGCTGCTCCTGGCCTCTGACATCGCAATCTACTTCGGCGCCTACGGCGCGGTGTCCCCGATCGCCGTTCTTGCCGCACTGCCCGTCGCCGTGTTCGAACTGTCCCTAGGCATCTGGCTGATCGTCAAAGGTTTCAAGCCAACCCCGCTGACCACCGACCACGCCGACACCAGCCAGTCCACAGCAACCTGAGGGGAATAGCCCCGTTTTTGTTGACGCCCTCAGGCTAAGGCTGGTTGACTGCACCGCCCGCTAAAGGATCCCTTACGGGACGCACCGAACACCGGCGTTAATCTGATGAATAGACGGTTCAGTTTTGGCGCACCCCCCACCGCTACAGGCAAAGCCGCCGGAATCCCCGAGATTCCGGGGCTTTCCTGTTTCCCGGATACCCAGTAGCTTTGCAGCAACTGAGGACGGGGGATTTGGTGGACTTTCTGGCGGCGGTGATGGAGCCGTTCCGGTGGCTGGTGTCCGTCATCCTGGTGGCTTTCCATGACGGGCTCAGCGCGGCAGGCATGCGGGCGGCAGGCGGCTGGACCTGGGCCCTGTCCATCATCGGGCTGGTGCTGGTCATCCGCGCCGCGCTGATCCCGGTCTTCCTGGCACAGGTCCGGGCCCAGCGCAGGATGCGGCTGCTGCAGCCCGACCTCAGGGAACTCCAGGACAGGTACAAGGGCCGGACGGACCAGGCGTCCCGGCAGGCCATGGCCCAGGAACAGATGGCCCTGTACAAAAAGCACGGCACCAACCCGTTTTCCGCCTGCCTGCCGCTGCTGATCCAGGCGCCGTTCTTCCTGGCCCTGTTCCAGGTGCTGTCCGGGATCTCCAGCGCATCGAGGCAGGGCGTGGGCATCGGGGCATTGGGCCACGACCAGGTGGTCCAGTTCGACTCGTCCAGCATCTTCGGGGCGCCGCTGTCCGCTTCCCTGCTGCACGGCGGCGGCGACTCCACCGCCGTGGCCGCGCTCGCCGTCGTGATGATCCTGGTGATGATTGTCTGCCAGTTCCTCACCCAGAAACTTGTGGCGGCACGGACCATGGCCGGGCAGGACAGTGAGAGTCCCTTCATGCGCCAGCAGAAGGTCCTCCTCTATGTCCTGCCGCTGGTCTTCGGCGCGGGCGGGGTGTTCTTCCCCATCGGAGTCCTGGTTTACTGGACGGTCTCCAATTTGTGGACCCTGGGGCAGCAGTTCCTGGTGTCCCGGCGGGCGTGAGCGCGCCGTCAGCGGCCGGCCAATGCCTGCGCCTGCTCCTTCAGGAAGTCGCTGACGGACTTTGGCTTGATCCCCCGCTGGCGGAGGGGCTTGTCGTCCCAGGTGGCCTCCTCGATATCTGAGGACAGCCCGGCCCCCAGCGCAGAAGCCATGGCGTCGTTTCTGCTTTTCAACATGAGGGTGGCCAGCCGCGCCACGGGGCGCGGCATGCGCTGCACTTTCATGCGGTGGTGGACCAGTTCTCCTGCCAGCTCAATAATCTCCTTTTTGGTCAGCGGCTCAGGTCCGCCCACGTCGATCTGCGCCGGCGGATCGGTTTCCACCGCCACAGCGGAGAGGAGGGCGGCAATATCCTCAGTGGACACCAGCCGGCGGGGGTTATCGCCCCTGCCGATGACGGCTGCCTTTCCCGCTGCGAGGTCGAACCGTGCGGCGCGGCTGAGTTGGATCTCCTGCAAGCCGTCGGAGCGGACCACCACGGCCCGCATGGGCGAGTTGGCCAGGCGCCGCTCAATGGCGAGCTTGGCCTGTTCCAGCGGGGTCCCCAGGCTGGCGCTGCCGATCGGAAAGGACAGGTAGACAAAGCGCTGCACGCCGGC harbors:
- a CDS encoding DUF4386 domain-containing protein, which gives rise to MVAIIVGALFVVQMITAVIGNSLIQSFGDGGTATAPPTIGVLLMLCSGLAVVGIGLLMYPVLKTVNRELALWYPILRIVEFIVSTVGGIYLLTQLHVVPNQMLWVYIPTGLGGLVLCYLLYVSRLVPRPIAVTGLFGYLLLSLGVLLDLLGVVDMNAGPGQLILLPGGLFEVVLLPVWLIAKGFNSPLTSRATQAIRRNALTALALSAPPETSRQTAAGFYPPFHLDLGENEPPPRTAHPARPGSTAKKSDAVPSLPPGTTHPMIHPPSKEHAMAANTHITPPIKAPIPRRGMHPTRRISLAAGILYVLTFVSIPTLALYKAVKDDAGAFVLGAGSTAGVQWGALSEVIVGLAGIGTAVVLYPVAKRVSQTAALGFVAARLVETCLIFVSVVSLLTILTLRNDVAGTAGTDSASLVTVSHSLMATYNWTFLLSQSLMPVACDLLLGYVLYRSALVPRILPIIAFIGAPLLLASDIAIYFGAYGAVSPIAVLAALPVAVFELSLGIWLIVKGFKPTPLTTDHADTSQSTAT
- the yidC gene encoding membrane protein insertase YidC → MDFLAAVMEPFRWLVSVILVAFHDGLSAAGMRAAGGWTWALSIIGLVLVIRAALIPVFLAQVRAQRRMRLLQPDLRELQDRYKGRTDQASRQAMAQEQMALYKKHGTNPFSACLPLLIQAPFFLALFQVLSGISSASRQGVGIGALGHDQVVQFDSSSIFGAPLSASLLHGGGDSTAVAALAVVMILVMIVCQFLTQKLVAARTMAGQDSESPFMRQQKVLLYVLPLVFGAGGVFFPIGVLVYWTVSNLWTLGQQFLVSRRA
- a CDS encoding helix-turn-helix transcriptional regulator; translation: MAEWSFLTNHLHALYCVARHPGIRIREIAESVGVQERAAHRIVSDLVEGGYLTRRRVGSRNFYELHPNQPIRREGLDEVAVGEILDVLLRRE
- a CDS encoding SDR family oxidoreductase; this translates as MILLVGATGDLGGRVARLLRDSGQGVRCLVRPTTDNSPLRAIGAEIVPGDLTEPATLLPACEGVETVIATATAITRRFAGTSSATIRDVDEVGMKHLVDAAETAGVQRFVYLSFPIGSASLGTPLEQAKLAIERRLANSPMRAVVVRSDGLQEIQLSRAARFDLAAGKAAVIGRGDNPRRLVSTEDIAALLSAVAVETDPPAQIDVGGPEPLTKKEIIELAGELVHHRMKVQRMPRPVARLATLMLKSRNDAMASALGAGLSSDIEEATWDDKPLRQRGIKPKSVSDFLKEQAQALAGR
- a CDS encoding DUF4389 domain-containing protein — its product is MGKRLQLKEGLLMGQQTSYPLALDGGQSPKLSRWLWLVKWLLIIPHIIVLFFLWIAFLVLSVVAFFAILITGRYPRAIFDFNVGVLRWTWRVSFYSYSALGTDVYPPFTLADDPGYPARLSVEYPQSLSRGLVLVKWWLLALPHYLIIGVFTGAAFAGYNQVRDGNAWAYGSGLIGLLVCIAGLVLLFAGRYPRGVFDLLMGMNRWVFRVTAYAALMTDQYPPLRLDLGSSEPPPSAIASDDAPMMPAPVIP
- a CDS encoding SRPBCC domain-containing protein, giving the protein MEHIEARIDFPAEPSVVWKQLIDTASMASWNPFITSMSGVLAVGERLQVRIAPAGGRAMTFKPRVTIVQPDQRLEWLGTMGIPGLFDGRHSFTLIPLEQGRTRLVQAETFSGALIPFTGKLLQRTEAGFQAMNTALLTRLKVAAVKVSGTEGVDLASIHAPERAVTIDGPPIGFSRTTGNESVDGSTPQDPILDNTASIRLNTSAPRPPDRSSGAPRPH
- a CDS encoding response regulator codes for the protein MYIVSGEELVRQGLRGLLEADGFSVSGESASVRQATRRIPALRPDLAIIDDDLPDGSGDGLCRTIAAADATIRCVLMTGETDEAVLIGAILAGAWGCLSQQDDNQELLRLIRRAMRGYTAYSRRFQTGILAPIQADGKNGPNGRFGMLSKQEMKVAVRVARGLTNSQIGQEMFLAEKTVKNMVSSVLMKFEMAHRTEVAIFVAGELEDTGDLAQEYRRSRDPELIAEVTAALVICTSEAGSAPPADSMLLLDAMRLSDALAAAGTRPHAGEYQSGKSS